GAAACTTATCGGTCCTATATGGCAGCGCCAACATGGCCATATCAATATGGCCATGCTCTAACTTATCCAGTAAGTTATCACTGGTATCTTCAACCAGTACCAAATTAAGCGCTTCAAACTCCTTTTTGCACGCCTGATAAAGTGGCGCAGCGATAAAACTCGCAATGGTGGGAATGATCCCTAACGTCAACTTGCCAGATAATGGATTTTTATAGCTTTTAGTCAGCTCTTTAACACTCATGGTGTCGTCGATAATTTTCCGCGCTCGTTCAACCACTTCCTCACCAATATCGGTAAACATTAGGCTGCGATTTTCGCGTTCAATTAGCTGACATCCTAATGTCTCTTCAAGGTTTTGTATCGCGCTACTTAGCGTCGATTGACCAATAAAGCATGCTTCCGCTGCACGACCAAAATGTTGGTGCTGATGCACCGCAAGAAGGTATTGTAGTTGTTTGATACTAGGTAAATTCGTCACAAGCTTTACTCTTAATTTTCAACAGCACAAATAAAAAGACCCCAACACCAAAGGTGTTGAGATCTTTTCAAGCTAAAAGTCTGTCTTTTTGAAAAGTGCGGTTTATTTTTATACGCCGAACACTAATCTCAAAATATAGAATATAACAATAGCAAGGGCAGCACCAACTGGCAATGTAATTACCCAAGAAACTACGATGTTACGAATAACACCCATGTTTAATGCCGCAATACCACGTGCCATACCCACACCCAATACCGCACCAACTAAGGTTTGAGTTGTAGAGATTGGTAGGCCTGTGCCTGATGCGATTACTACTGTTGAAGCAGCCGCAAGTTCAGCTGCGAAACCACGGCTAGGAGTAAGATGCGTGATGCCTTCACCGATAGTCTTGATAACTTTCTTACCAAGAATCGCAAGACCTGCAACAATACCTAAACCACCAAGTGGTAAGATCCACCAGGCAAGGGCCGCTTTCTTAGCAATTTCACCGTCGTTTTCAACAATGTTTACCACTGCTGCTAATGGACCAATTGCGTTAGCAACGTCATTCGAACCATGAGCGAATGCCATACAACATGCCGTTAGTACCATAAGGATAGCGAATACTTTTTCAACATTGTTGAACTGCATTTGCTTGTCTGCATTGGGATCCATTTTCAGCTTAGAAATCGCAATCTTACCGATAATAGCAATGATAATAGCGATACCGATAGCAAGCGCAAAACCTTCGAATGTGCCGAGCTTGATACCAATATGCTTAAGGCCTTTTTTGATCGTAACCAAAGACATAACAAAGCCCGCTAGACCCATGTAAATAGGCACAAAGCGTTTGGCATTCTCTAGTGGCTTATTGGTATCGAAAATGAGCTTTTGGGCACTCATAAAGATGAGATAAGCAATAAAACCTGAGATGGCAGGGGTGACAATCCAGCTACCAACAATGCCTGCAACTTTACCCCATTGGATTGCTTCGCTGCCTACAGCAACTAGCGCAAAACCAATGATTGCACCTATGATTGAGTGCGTCGTAGATACAGGCCAACCTAACATTGAGGCCATTAATAACCAAGCGCCTGCAGCAAAAAGTGCGGAGATCATTCCTAATATCATCAGTTCAGGAATATC
This portion of the Pseudoalteromonas sp. GCY genome encodes:
- a CDS encoding hydrogen peroxide-inducible genes activator, translating into MTNLPSIKQLQYLLAVHQHQHFGRAAEACFIGQSTLSSAIQNLEETLGCQLIERENRSLMFTDIGEEVVERARKIIDDTMSVKELTKSYKNPLSGKLTLGIIPTIASFIAAPLYQACKKEFEALNLVLVEDTSDNLLDKLEHGHIDMAMLALPYRTDKFHTQVLAKDHFSLVRHTEYSVPEPIEDFNLLPEQSVFLLEKEHCMTGHALSACHLNRSACINPFEAANLHTLLSMVEYKNGVTFLPQMAINAGILEGKPLVAMPPQDHAYREIGLIWRRTTGRIRDFRLFSDFVGGYISGQCQSQ
- a CDS encoding inorganic phosphate transporter — its product is MDIIASYGTVLVLIAAAVGFFMAYGIGANDVANAMGTSVGSKALTIKQAIIIAMIFEFAGAYLAGGEVTSTIRKGIIDSTPFIDIPELMILGMISALFAAGAWLLMASMLGWPVSTTHSIIGAIIGFALVAVGSEAIQWGKVAGIVGSWIVTPAISGFIAYLIFMSAQKLIFDTNKPLENAKRFVPIYMGLAGFVMSLVTIKKGLKHIGIKLGTFEGFALAIGIAIIIAIIGKIAISKLKMDPNADKQMQFNNVEKVFAILMVLTACCMAFAHGSNDVANAIGPLAAVVNIVENDGEIAKKAALAWWILPLGGLGIVAGLAILGKKVIKTIGEGITHLTPSRGFAAELAAASTVVIASGTGLPISTTQTLVGAVLGVGMARGIAALNMGVIRNIVVSWVITLPVGAALAIVIFYILRLVFGV